The proteins below come from a single Hippocampus zosterae strain Florida chromosome 5, ASM2543408v3, whole genome shotgun sequence genomic window:
- the LOC127601479 gene encoding CREB-regulated transcription coactivator 2 isoform X2, translating to MSAGSGGPAPGPGGPPAAGVGNPRKFSEKIALHTQRQAEETAAFHEVMMDITSTRLQAQKLRLARNQGPYYGGSLPNVNQIGRGPQDLQGAFPPSLDSARSTRHHGLVERVHRERRFVPPIRPYRNRQVDNSTYNSAYLSPPPDPTWRRTNSDSALHTSVMNPPSGDPFATGCHTLTAHAGRRNVFPYPVPPIEENVLDDAKLIHNKAWDAKKFPVMTSRPKSCEVPGINVFMSPELPSAPAHGIPPALNISGSLPDLSSLHFPSPLPTPLDQDEPTYPGGSTGNLASTLTQLGINTSSAEGGNGAFHHQAGVPGSLGGTLSNPSLQSSLSNPNIQSSLSSHSFSNSLSSASLHSSLSNPSLQSSLGSSPSLPSSLSSQSLHSSLSSSSLQSASGSSNPAYSSGSATYTSSVNTSPRRRAQPSPLVLPVLGGDARRHHTKQFSPTISPTLSSITQGVPLDTSKLTLDQRLPPYPLGQQAPHQQPPHLSQHQAQMVRLQQTPPQNLLNAQHFGTPQRAGSSQVSSALVKNNALEPYLHGTLTSQCQLKQEAEQQRSGNFPQLHLTADLYNDALLNSLLDDSYVNMQLSGKAGQQFPAESPSDAVGRSALSGGHNDTQMLQQSLDQAVLNQNQNQNHNYGGGDFRQNIPNIILTGDSPPGLSKEIASALSHVPGFEMDPYSLDDPLRMGALALDMLEGDLMLADPAVEDSFRSDRLK from the exons ATGTCTGCGGGCTCAGGCGGCCCAGCGCCGGGGCCCGGCGGCCCCCCGGCGGCCGGTGTCGGCAACCCCCGCAAGTTTAGCGAGAAGATCGCGCTGCACACGCAGCGGCAAGCCGAGGAGACGGCCGCCTTCCACGAGGTCATGATGGACATCACGTCGACTAGG CTACAGGCTCAGAAGCTCCGTTTGGCCCGCAACCAGGGTCCGTACTACGGCGGCTCTCTGCCCAACGTCAACCAGATCGGCAGGGGGCCTCAGGACCTGCAG GGCGCCTTCCCGCCGTCGCTGGATTCGGCTCGCTCTACGCGTCATCACGGCCTGGTGGAGCGAGTCCACAGGGAACGTCGCTTCGTGCCGCCCATCAGACCGTACCGCAACCGCCAA GTGGACAACTCCACCTATAACTCCGCCTACTTGTCGCCACCCCCGGACCCCACCTGGAGAAG GACCAACTCTGACTCAGCCCTCCACACCAGCGTGATGAACCCGCCATCGGGTGACCCCTTCGCCACAGGATGTCACACCCTCACAGCCCACGCCGGAAGACGCAACG TCTTTCCGTACCCGGTCCCGCCCATTGAGGAAAACGTGCTGGATGATGCCAAGCTCATCCACAACAAAGCTTGGGACGCCAAGAAG TTTCCTGTGATGACCTCCAGACCAAAGTCATGTGAAGTTCCTGGCATCAA CGTGTTCATGTCACCCGAGCTACCGTCGGCTCCCGCACACGGCATCCCGCCGGCCCTCAACATTAGCGGGTCGCTCCCAGATCTGTCCAGCCTTCACTTCCCCTCGCCTCTGCCCACACCGCTGGACCAGGACGAGCCTACGTACCCCGGCGGCAGCACGGGCAACCTGGCGTCCACCCTCACCCAGCTGGGCATCAATACCAGCAGCGCCGAGGGAGGCAACGGCGCCTTTCATCATCAGGCCG GTGTGCCGGGCTCGTTGGGAGGCACGCTGAGTAACCcgtccctgcagtcgtcgctgagCAACCCCAACATCCAGTCGTCGCTCAGCAGCCACTCTTTCAGCAACTCTCTAAGCTCCGCCTCCTTGCACTCGTCACTCAGCAACCCATCGCTGCAATCGTCTCTGGGCTCCTCCCCCTCTCTGCCCTCCTCCCTCAGCAGCCAATCGCTGCACTCGTCCCTCAGCAGCTCCTCCCTCCAATCGGCCTCCGGTAGCAGCAACCCCGCCTACAGCTCGGGCTCCGCTACCTACACGTCCTCGGTCAACACGTCACCGCGGAGACGGGCGCAACCCTCGCCACTCGTCCTGCCCGTCTTGGGCGGGGACGCCCGGCGACATCACACCAAGCAGTTCTCGCCCACCATCTCACCCACGCTGTCCTCCATCACGCAG GGCGTGCCCCTGGACACGAGTAAGCTGACTCTGGACCAGCGCTTACCACCATATCCACTGGGCCAGCAGGCCCCCCACCAGCAGCCCCCCCACCTGAGTCAGCATCAAGCGCAGATGGTCCGCCTCCAGCAGACGCCGCCGCAGAACCTGCTCAACGCTCAGCACTTTGGAACG ccgcAGCGGGCGGGCAGCTCTCAGGTCAGCTCGGCACTGGTGAAGAACAACGCCTTGGAGCCCTACCTCCACGGCACCTTGACCTCCCAGTGTCAGCTCAAGCAGGAAGCGGAGCAACAGAGGAGCGGCAACTTCCCTCAATTGCACTTGACCGCCGACCTGTACAAC GATGCCTTGCTCAATTCCTTGCTGGACGACTCTTACGTAAACATGCAGCTCAGCGGCAAAGCCGGCCAGCAG TTCCCCGCCGAGAGCCCGAGTGACGCCGTGGGCCGCAGTGCACTGAGCGGCGGCCATAATGACACGCAGATGCTGCAGCAGTCCTTAGACCAAGCCGTACTCAACCAgaaccagaatcagaatcacaaCTATGGCGGCGGCGATTTTCGCCAGAACATCCCCAACATCATCCTGACGG GCGACTCTCCGCCGGGCTTGTCCAAAGAGATCGCCAGCGCCCTGTCGCACGTGCCGGGTTTCGAGATGGACCCGTACTCTCTGGACGACCCGCTCCGGATGGGCGCTCTGGCCCTGGACATGCTGGAGGGAGACCTCATGCTGGCCGACCCCGCCGTGGAGGACTCGTTCCGCTCGGACAGACTCAAGTGA
- the LOC127600412 gene encoding zinc transporter ZIP1-like, with protein MSALAAKMLALAVLLAVTMIFGLVPLCLVQGAGPCALRPACRGRAQALINSFGAGVFLATCLLDLLPDYLSGFYDAFAHAGLTLQFPLAEFIVAMGFFVVLVSEQLFLAFTEEPRKLGQEGRGLLVDGYGGEQASYEVDDQCHPQARPLPASPSVLRASVLVSSLCLHAVFEGLAVGLLGGGREVAQVCAPLAIHKSMVALSLAFKLAHTGLRRAPLLGSLLLFASAAPVGMGAGAFLSESALSPRAGVARRTLEGAVAGAFVYITFMEVLPRQLGRGRRRLAEVAITLLGFTAVTAVLFVKM; from the exons ATGTCGGCCCTGGCAGCGAAGATGCTGGCGCTGGCAGTCCTGCTGGCAGTCACGATGATCTTCGGTCTGGTGCCCCTCTGCCTGGTGCAGGGGGCGGGGCCCTGCGCCCTCAGGCCAG CGTGTCGTGGGCGCGCACAGGCTCTGATTAACAGTTTTGGGGCCGGCGTGTTCCTGGCCACGTGCCTGCTGGACCTCCTCCCAGATTACCTGAGCGGCTTCTACGACGCCTTTGCCCACGCGGGGCTCACG CTGCAGTTCCCGCTGGCCGAGTTCATCGTGGCGATGGGCTTCTTCGTGGTTCTGGTTTCGGAGCAGCTGTTCTTGGCCTTCACCGAAGAGCCGCGGAAGCTGGGCCAGGAGGGGCGGGGCCTCCTGGTGGATGGTTACGGCGGTGAGCAGGCCAGCTACGAGGTGGATGACCAATGTCACCCGCAGGCGCGCCCGCTGCCTGCGTCGCCATCCGTGTTGCGCGCCTCGGTTTTGGTCTCCTCATTGTGCCTACATGCGGTGTTTGAGGGGCTGGCGGTTGGTCTGTTGGGCGGGGGCCGGGAGGTGGCGCAGGTGTGTGCGCCGCTCGCCATCCACAAGAGCATGGTCGCGCTCAGCCTGGCCTTCAAGCTGGCTCACACCGGGCTCCGGCGCGCACCGCTGCTCGGCAGCCTGCTGCTTTTTGCCTCCGCCGCACCGGTAGGCATGGGCGCGGGCGCTTTCCTCTCGGAGAGCGCGCTGTCGCCGCGGGCTGGAGTGGCACGTCGGACGCTGGAGGGTGCGGTGGCGGGCGCTTTCGTCTACATCACCTTCATGGAGGTCCTGCCGCGGCAGTTAGGCCGCGGGCGCCGCCGCCTGGCCGAGGTGGCCATCACACTGTTGGGTTTCACCGCCGTCACCGCTGTGCTCTTTGTCAAAATgtga
- the LOC127601479 gene encoding CREB-regulated transcription coactivator 2 isoform X1 → MSAGSGGPAPGPGGPPAAGVGNPRKFSEKIALHTQRQAEETAAFHEVMMDITSTRLQAQKLRLARNQGPYYGGSLPNVNQIGRGPQDLQGAFPPSLDSARSTRHHGLVERVHRERRFVPPIRPYRNRQVDNSTYNSAYLSPPPDPTWRRNWSAGIFPGDKSHLLHLPTTALNRTNSDSALHTSVMNPPSGDPFATGCHTLTAHAGRRNVFPYPVPPIEENVLDDAKLIHNKAWDAKKFPVMTSRPKSCEVPGINVFMSPELPSAPAHGIPPALNISGSLPDLSSLHFPSPLPTPLDQDEPTYPGGSTGNLASTLTQLGINTSSAEGGNGAFHHQAGVPGSLGGTLSNPSLQSSLSNPNIQSSLSSHSFSNSLSSASLHSSLSNPSLQSSLGSSPSLPSSLSSQSLHSSLSSSSLQSASGSSNPAYSSGSATYTSSVNTSPRRRAQPSPLVLPVLGGDARRHHTKQFSPTISPTLSSITQGVPLDTSKLTLDQRLPPYPLGQQAPHQQPPHLSQHQAQMVRLQQTPPQNLLNAQHFGTPQRAGSSQVSSALVKNNALEPYLHGTLTSQCQLKQEAEQQRSGNFPQLHLTADLYNDALLNSLLDDSYVNMQLSGKAGQQFPAESPSDAVGRSALSGGHNDTQMLQQSLDQAVLNQNQNQNHNYGGGDFRQNIPNIILTGDSPPGLSKEIASALSHVPGFEMDPYSLDDPLRMGALALDMLEGDLMLADPAVEDSFRSDRLK, encoded by the exons ATGTCTGCGGGCTCAGGCGGCCCAGCGCCGGGGCCCGGCGGCCCCCCGGCGGCCGGTGTCGGCAACCCCCGCAAGTTTAGCGAGAAGATCGCGCTGCACACGCAGCGGCAAGCCGAGGAGACGGCCGCCTTCCACGAGGTCATGATGGACATCACGTCGACTAGG CTACAGGCTCAGAAGCTCCGTTTGGCCCGCAACCAGGGTCCGTACTACGGCGGCTCTCTGCCCAACGTCAACCAGATCGGCAGGGGGCCTCAGGACCTGCAG GGCGCCTTCCCGCCGTCGCTGGATTCGGCTCGCTCTACGCGTCATCACGGCCTGGTGGAGCGAGTCCACAGGGAACGTCGCTTCGTGCCGCCCATCAGACCGTACCGCAACCGCCAA GTGGACAACTCCACCTATAACTCCGCCTACTTGTCGCCACCCCCGGACCCCACCTGGAGAAG GAATTGGTCCGCCGGAATCTTCCCGGGGGATAAAAGCCACTTGTTACATCTCCCAACCACTGCGCTCAACAG GACCAACTCTGACTCAGCCCTCCACACCAGCGTGATGAACCCGCCATCGGGTGACCCCTTCGCCACAGGATGTCACACCCTCACAGCCCACGCCGGAAGACGCAACG TCTTTCCGTACCCGGTCCCGCCCATTGAGGAAAACGTGCTGGATGATGCCAAGCTCATCCACAACAAAGCTTGGGACGCCAAGAAG TTTCCTGTGATGACCTCCAGACCAAAGTCATGTGAAGTTCCTGGCATCAA CGTGTTCATGTCACCCGAGCTACCGTCGGCTCCCGCACACGGCATCCCGCCGGCCCTCAACATTAGCGGGTCGCTCCCAGATCTGTCCAGCCTTCACTTCCCCTCGCCTCTGCCCACACCGCTGGACCAGGACGAGCCTACGTACCCCGGCGGCAGCACGGGCAACCTGGCGTCCACCCTCACCCAGCTGGGCATCAATACCAGCAGCGCCGAGGGAGGCAACGGCGCCTTTCATCATCAGGCCG GTGTGCCGGGCTCGTTGGGAGGCACGCTGAGTAACCcgtccctgcagtcgtcgctgagCAACCCCAACATCCAGTCGTCGCTCAGCAGCCACTCTTTCAGCAACTCTCTAAGCTCCGCCTCCTTGCACTCGTCACTCAGCAACCCATCGCTGCAATCGTCTCTGGGCTCCTCCCCCTCTCTGCCCTCCTCCCTCAGCAGCCAATCGCTGCACTCGTCCCTCAGCAGCTCCTCCCTCCAATCGGCCTCCGGTAGCAGCAACCCCGCCTACAGCTCGGGCTCCGCTACCTACACGTCCTCGGTCAACACGTCACCGCGGAGACGGGCGCAACCCTCGCCACTCGTCCTGCCCGTCTTGGGCGGGGACGCCCGGCGACATCACACCAAGCAGTTCTCGCCCACCATCTCACCCACGCTGTCCTCCATCACGCAG GGCGTGCCCCTGGACACGAGTAAGCTGACTCTGGACCAGCGCTTACCACCATATCCACTGGGCCAGCAGGCCCCCCACCAGCAGCCCCCCCACCTGAGTCAGCATCAAGCGCAGATGGTCCGCCTCCAGCAGACGCCGCCGCAGAACCTGCTCAACGCTCAGCACTTTGGAACG ccgcAGCGGGCGGGCAGCTCTCAGGTCAGCTCGGCACTGGTGAAGAACAACGCCTTGGAGCCCTACCTCCACGGCACCTTGACCTCCCAGTGTCAGCTCAAGCAGGAAGCGGAGCAACAGAGGAGCGGCAACTTCCCTCAATTGCACTTGACCGCCGACCTGTACAAC GATGCCTTGCTCAATTCCTTGCTGGACGACTCTTACGTAAACATGCAGCTCAGCGGCAAAGCCGGCCAGCAG TTCCCCGCCGAGAGCCCGAGTGACGCCGTGGGCCGCAGTGCACTGAGCGGCGGCCATAATGACACGCAGATGCTGCAGCAGTCCTTAGACCAAGCCGTACTCAACCAgaaccagaatcagaatcacaaCTATGGCGGCGGCGATTTTCGCCAGAACATCCCCAACATCATCCTGACGG GCGACTCTCCGCCGGGCTTGTCCAAAGAGATCGCCAGCGCCCTGTCGCACGTGCCGGGTTTCGAGATGGACCCGTACTCTCTGGACGACCCGCTCCGGATGGGCGCTCTGGCCCTGGACATGCTGGAGGGAGACCTCATGCTGGCCGACCCCGCCGTGGAGGACTCGTTCCGCTCGGACAGACTCAAGTGA